AGTTGCTATGTGAGttttttatatagattttcctacaaaaaaaattactttaaaatgtaaaaataaaaaaatccattattattattattctagttttcataatttttaaaagtcTAATTTTGATAACTTTCAACCcaattttgattaattttttttaactttgacTCTAAAATTTGCTTAACAAATACAGAGTTTaacttattatttaacaaataagagaactttgatttgtaacttttgtaagacaCGAGAACCAaaataatcacatatttttattatatttatacgcaaataattatttcttaaatatttagtaGGGCCTTAACTCCAAATAGTCCTCtcttcataattaataattcactACTTTCATATTCGATTTGGTTTATAATTTTCGATcatttacatatataaattaattttctacgTGATAATGGAATAGTAATAttatatttcgaaatttatgatAGGGATTAGGGCTATTGACATTCTCAAGCCCTAAATCAGAATCCGGAAAAATGGACAGTTGGAATGCAACGTATGCAAAATATGGAGTGAAGCAAGAGACATTGTTATATGCCTCATTACCACTAATAGTATTGGCTAAATCAGGCTATGCAGTCTCATTAGAAGAACTCATcaatgaagaaaaacaaattggTGGCATATCTGATAAAATCATCCATTTTTCATTGAGCAATGGAGCTTATTTTCTCATAAATGTGTTTGGATATGTAATGTCTTATGCAATAAAAGAATGGTTAACAAGGTTTGGAATCCCAACAATTTGTATGGTTGTGGCAACCCTAATTTTCTTGACTGGCTTTTCTTCATATGGTAAAGAAACTACACAAGAGCCAAGTCTCTATGCTAAACTCTATGATCAATTCCATGAGCTCATCACTCAAATTATCAAGAACATAACTTCCTTGCTTGGACTCTTCATAAAGATTGCTTTGTGCCCTTTAAGGTATGTacacattaattaagcatattcatatatatagtgataaaatttattatattaagtaTTTTTGCTACCTAAATAAGTTGTAAATACAGTATATAATGTTGTAGTCATAATAGATCTGATCTCTCAAGtattctaaataatttagaaTATGTCGAGATCAAgattcaaatagttttttaCGATTAGTATAAATATTGAAACAATCACAAGTGCAAAGAAGCTATTTGAATCATGATTTCGTCATtctaaattatttgaaaatttgtgAGAGATCTATTGGCAAATCACCTAactttttttgataaattggtccctcaattttgattttttttggtAGCGACGATCATCTACTGTTACCGATACATGGTGCCAAAAAATTGAAATTGTGGACCAATTTgcaaacaaataaatatattggcaacccatttgccaaatttaacaaaaataagCCTATTTTTTATTCACATATTTAAAGTAGAACGAATGGTAAGCTCAACTTTGTCACTCTAAGGTAATTATTAAGTGAGACAATCTTTGCTAACTAATGCATGAGAAATTTGGTTCTTTTAGTCAAACTTGTGAATGAATTTTAcaaatcttttttattattattttttttttttttggaaaatgcagattatgttgttgttgtttctttaaCAAGGGTAAAGAGAAAGATCAAGATGAAGAACCATCACTAGAGGAAAAACCCGAAATAATAACAAGAGTCGAAGAAACCAAATTCCTCATATCATTATTTCCAATATGCTTGTTAGGTTTGGTATCTTCTTTGGGAAACACATATTTTCTCGAGCAAGCATACTCTATGGATCGAAAAATCATTGGAAATCTAAAAGTTCCTCTAGTCATACTCCTAAGCGTTTACAAAATCGCCAACTATTTATtcccaaaattatattttgatattgtaGATTCTTGGATTCCTTCTGGTTGCACAACTTTAAAAAAGGCACTCCACCGTATTGGAATTATGTTATCATTGTTATGCGCCTTGTTATGTTGTATCATTGCTGCCGAAGTTGAGAGTAAGAGAATTGGTATCCTTAACAAACGCAAAGATCCTAGCAAAATAAACGAGCCAGTTGAGATGAATCTGCTTTATCTGGTTCCACAATTTTTTCTTCTTGGAGGGTTTTATGGGATGGCATATGAAAGCATTGAAAGGTTTTTTAAGGATCATGAAATCCCTCCTAGTTTGGAACCATACATGATTGATTCAGCTGTTGGTGTGTTTGGATTAGGGAACATTGGAAgtgtgttatttgtttatttggtaTCAAAGTTTACTTTCAAAGAAGGTAAAAGTTGGTTTAATGAAAGTATAAACACTAGTCGTTTGGATAAATATTATTGGCTTCTAAGTGCTTGGACATCAATCAACATAGTTTGGTACTTATTTGTGTCACTTCTATTTCGTCCTAAAGAGAAACCTACAACACCAACAAGGTCATTacccgaagaagaagaagaaaatttgTGTTCTTTTCATAAATTAGcgaaaaaatattgtatttttcttaAGTGTTTGCCTGAAAAATTTCCCGATTTTTGTTGCTGCTGCTGTTGTTGGTGCTGCTGCTCAAACTCTGGTGGCGACTCAAAGCAAGATGTATACAATGTGAATCGTATGGTAGCATAGTTTGCTCTTGTtactaaaaagaagaaaaaaattgagtCCTTGTTTGTATGATTGTGTTTTATGAGTGTTACTCTTAGTAATATGATAATTTTGTGATAATTTAATtactactttttatttttatattttttttctaatgaatTAATTAGCAAAATGTTTTGGACTACATTATTATGTGAAATCATTAGAATAAGTCTATGattaaataatttacattaattatatataaacatttCTATCAAACTACATGTCGTTTTATGATAATTAACAAAAATGTGATGTATGAATTTGATGGTCTCTATAGATAGTGGCAAGTCTACaaatttcctaattaatttctCATTACTTAAAGGGAAAAAAAACTTATCTTCCATAACCAAATATAGTTAGATaagaatttaattaagtttattgAAATATAATCATTATGAAAAGGGTTAATTAGCAAAATGTTTTGGACTACATTATTAAGTTTTGACCTTTTTCTGAAGTGCATACAATCTGCTCCAAAGTTTGAAGCATCCATCGGTTTTGTCAGAAACTAATGAAATTTGGAAGACTTTATGGTCACTAAAAGTGCCTCCCAAAGCTAAAGATCTTGTTTGGAGGGCGGCTTCTAACTATCTTGCCACCAAAGTCAATCTCTGTACAAAGAAGGTTGCACATCTTGGTTTCCTGCAATTTTGCCTGGGCTTGTTGGGAGTTTGCTGGTTTGGCTGCTGCAAGTAGAGAAGCCACTTCTCTCGGACATTGGCTGGCCGATATGTTTAGGCGTCTGCAAGCTGATCTCCATGGCAGAATCGTGATGTTGTGCTGGGCTCTCTGGTGTGCTAGAAATGATCTCATATGGCAGCAGCGATCCCGTAGCGTGAAGGACGTGGTTACATTTGCTAATTTGATTCTTGATCAATGGTTGAAAGCTCAAGGAAAGGGTAATATCCCCTCGTTGTCTCCTCTCAAAGATGGAGATGGTTCGGAGCTTTGGTTAAAGCCGAGTGCAGGTATCAAACTCAATGTCGATGCAGCCATTTTCGAACGCTTTTCCAAGCATGGTTTCAGGTGTGTTGTCCAAAATGCAGATGGTACTTTGATTGCTGCCTTTGCTGGTGTTAAACCTGGCAAAGTTTCTCCCGAATTGGCCGAAATAATGGGCATAAGGGAAGCTTTGAGTTGGCTGAAAAACAACACCTACACCCAGGCCATTGTTGAGACAGATAGCCTCGTTTGTGCAGAAGCCATTCGTAGTGCAGAGGTGTTTGTTTCTTCTTTCGGTTCAGTGGTGGAAGATTGCAAGAAGATCCTTGATAGTTTGTTTAATGTTTCGCTTTTGTTTGTTAAGCGTTCTGCGAATTGTGTTGCGCACTTTGTTGCCCGGCATTCTATTTCTTTAGCTGAACGTatattttctattaatagtGTTCCCTTAGAATTAATGTCTATTCTTACGAGCGATTGCTCGAATTAATAAAGAAcacttctttcaaaaaaaaaaaaaaggttttgaCCTTTTTCTAGATGTGAAACCATTAAAATAAGCctataattacataatttacattaattatatataaacatttCTATCAAACTACATGTGGTTTTATGATAATTAACAAAAATGTGATGAATGAATTTGATGGTGTCTATAGATAGTGGCAATTCTACaaatttcctaattaatttttcattgctTAAAGGGGTAAAAACTTATCTTCCATTATCTTCCATAACCAATAACCAAATATAGTTAGATaagaatttaattaagtttattgAAATATAATCATTATGAAAAGGGTTATTTACTGTGAATTTCACttatgtttaaattttttatatttaacccctttagtttttttttttggcaaaactcttttaggtttttttttttttttttttttttttttttttttaaatttgaagtGTTAGTTAGATATCACCGTTAAATACTAACTGAATTATTACTGTATCgactttaaaattttactttcatgtatACACAGTTGTACACGGTGGTCATTTTATTAGTATTTAACAGTGATATTTAACAAACGTCTCAAATTCGCAAAGAAAAGTAAATTTAAGaggataataatattttataatttatgtttgtatttttttagtatattattattatttttttatgatttttaagtTGTGTTTCTATCCCGTCTTTGTTCCTATTAGAGGATTCTTTGCGCATGCCCGATGAGAAATAAATAGAGATGgggattaaaatttttaatgggAATAGGAACAGAACAACACTCCTCATCTCGTGTGCATTCCTAATCACGTAACAGTCCTTGATCGAttaaagtcattaaatttttaatttttatttaaaaattaatttaaatatactaataaaaaaaataataaatagataatAATTTAATACTTAAGATGTGAAATTGTTGATTGTATCTACCAAAAttctaataatataattaaaatattataattataaaaaaatgagtaatttgcggcaaaacccccttaattatcaatttacttgcaaaaaaccatccaacctcatattttggtgggaaaaccctccaaagtactaTTCTGTTTACATTTTAAGATGCCGTCTGTCCAGCTCATAATTTTtcccacgtggcaatgacaagtcactaaaaaattatcctatgtggccatattttacaaaataaaaataaaattttaagagtaatttgcggcaaaactcccccaactatcaatttacttgcaaaaaaccatctaaaaaactttaaggttggatggttttttgcaagtaaattgatagttgagggagttttgccgcaaattactcttaaattttttgttttattttaatttttattttgtaaaatatggccacgtaggataattttttattgacctgtcattgccacgtgggcaaaattaagACTTAACGAGGCTAAATAGACGataccttaaaaatgtaaacgaaacagtactttggagggttttcccaccaaaatatgaggttggatggttttttgcaagtaaattgatagttgagggggttttgccgcaaattattctattaaaattaaatttaaataaacaatcaagaataaaatttagatatttacataattgtgttttaaatatatataaaaatatttctaaattgtgttGTTGTTGTACTTTTCCATTGACATAATTTTGGTAAGTGAAATTTCTTAACTTTCAGGCAACTTCCCAATCTGATCAGATTCCAAAGTTCGTATCTTTTTCTCAAATTTCTTTCCAAAAACcctagaagaaaaaaaaccaaGGTCATCTCTTCCGTCAACGGCCGATTCTACTTCTACTTTGCCATTAGCACAAGGTATCACTAAAATCTATATAACTATATGTAAAATTCAATCTGgatgtatatataaattcatTTAGATGGTGAGTTTCTGTTTTGGGTTGATTCCAATTGCTGCCATTTTCTTTCTTCTAGTTTATAtgaagttgtttttttttttgatatttcaGTTTGTTTGGATTTTATGTATTAGTCTGGTTTTAGTATCTATTACCTGTTTGATTAAATGCCTCAATGTAGTTATGAAGTACATTTTGATGAATTGCCTCCTCACTGATCATTTTGATTCAATAATTTGATGTAATTGACTAATGGGTTATTCATGGTGCTGTTTTAGAATACTTAAtactttcttttgtttttttgggTTTAGATGAAATCCTAAGTTTTGAATGTTGTAATTGTACTATGTTGGGTTATAAAGTTTGATCCTTGTTAatgaataaatttattatagctCTAATTGTGTCTCTTTTAATTAATATCTTCTTTTACTTatgatatatacaaatataatgtgtgGGAAGATCGATTCTTTAGTCAATgatattattgttttaatttgtaGAGTTGGTGTTGGATTCCTGGAGAGCAAAACAAAAGATGTTGGAGAAGATTGGGCTTCCAGGAAGGCCATCACTTCGAGGGAACAGTTGGGTGGTGGATGCTTCCCACTGTCAGGGATGTTCTGCTCAGTTTACTTTCATCAATCGCAaggttttttttacatttttcttctttaaataATCGAATAAATATGTTATTTCTCGGTGTCTCTGATctgctttttttgtttttgagttTTGGGCAAGGTTTTTCTTTCATACATAgttttttagaatatttaattGTGAGTTTTAGTTAGAATTGATCATGTTTTAATGTTATTCTTTAATCCGTTTGTTCATTAAGCTTATAGTGCAGATTTTGGAAGATACATTTTTTCCAGTTTCTCGATTCATATAGAAATATAGTTCCATGTTATGTTGCTGTTACATGAATATGTGTCATTGTGTGTGTTACTCGAAACAAGTATACGATTGAGAGGTGTACAATGTGAGGAAGTGAAATTAGCAAATTAACCCTGTTGTTACACAGAACATGTTTATAGAGTTGTCTTGATGgtcatttaataatttattttttaaagttattatttcatttttactgAGCACTTGTAAAGAGTTCATATTAGTTCATGCCTGACCTTGCTAA
This region of Cannabis sativa cultivar Pink pepper isolate KNU-18-1 chromosome 7, ASM2916894v1, whole genome shotgun sequence genomic DNA includes:
- the LOC115697546 gene encoding protein NRT1/ PTR FAMILY 5.5-like isoform X1, with the protein product MGSPVRIAVLGWSDTVADYGLFMVMTYLTEAWKFNFRHSAAIVNLFWGFIAILPLALRFLKTRKNISHSSMLFISSSLYILGLGLLTFSSPKSESGKMDSWNATYAKYGVKQETLLYASLPLIVLAKSGYAVSLEELINEEKQIGGISDKIIHFSLSNGAYFLINVFGYVMSYAIKEWLTRFGIPTICMVVATLIFLTGFSSYGKETTQEPSLYAKLYDQFHELITQIIKNITSLLGLFIKIALCPLRLCCCCFFNKGKEKDQDEEPSLEEKPEIITRVEETKFLISLFPICLLGLVSSLGNTYFLEQAYSMDRKIIGNLKVPLVILLSVYKIANYLFPKLYFDIVDSWIPSGCTTLKKALHRIGIMLSLLCALLCCIIAAEVESKRIGILNKRKDPSKINEPVEMNLLYLVPQFFLLGGFYGMAYESIERFFKDHEIPPSLEPYMIDSAVGVFGLGNIGSVLFVYLVSKFTFKEGKSWFNESINTSRLDKYYWLLSAWTSINIVWYLFVSLLFRPKEKPTTPTRSLPEEEEENLCSFHKLAKKYCIFLKCLPEKFPDFCCCCCCWCCCSNSGGDSKQDVYNVNRMVA
- the LOC115697546 gene encoding protein NRT1/ PTR FAMILY 5.5-like isoform X2; translated protein: MGSPVRIAVLGWSDTVADYGLFMVMTYLTEAWKFNFRHSAAIVNLFWGFIAILPLALRFLKTRKNISHSSMLFISSSLYILGLGLLTFSSPKSESGKMDSWNATYAKYGVKQETLLYASLPLIVLAKSGYAVSLEELINEEKQIGGISDKIIHFSLSNGAYFLINVFGYVMSYAIKEWLTRFGIPTICMVVATLIFLTGFSSYGKETTQEPSLYAKLYDQFHELITQIIKNITSLLGLFIKIALCPLRVKRKIKMKNHH